A single window of Dendropsophus ebraccatus isolate aDenEbr1 chromosome 5, aDenEbr1.pat, whole genome shotgun sequence DNA harbors:
- the EDN2 gene encoding endothelin-2 — translation MLGPSSVVMCLTMAVAVTISLPEISSTVLPNSHTRVKRCSCNNWMDKECIYFCHLDIIWINTGSQMLPYGLGSPKRRRKRASNRCQCKDVKDNTCNGFCQNTAWATADNKPRSSKEIIPVNNLSVKTSQVHLLRVLRDAAAYNTQVAYARKRFSGITSTLPLVSTVWKRKR, via the exons ATGCTAGGACCCAGCTCTGTAGTCATGTGCCTCACTATGGCAG TTGCCGTCACCATTTCGCTGCCAGAGATCTCTTCCACTGTCCTGCCGAACAGCCACACGCGAGTAAAGAGATGTTCGTGTAATAACTGGATGGACAAggaatgtatatatttttgtcaCCTGGACATTATATGGATAAACACAGGAAG CCAAATGCTTCCCTATGGCCTAGGGAGCCCAAAAAGGCGCAGGAAGAGGGCGTCTAATCGGTGTCAATGTAAGGACGTGAAGGACAATACCTGCAATGGTTTCTGCCAGAATACAGCCTG ggctACTGCTGATAATAAACCAAGATCAAGTAAAGAAATAATACCAGTCAACAACTTAAGCGTTAAGACGTCTCAAGTCCATCTTTTGCGTGTTCTCCG AGATGCTGCTGCTTACAACACGCAGGTGGCCTATGCCAGAAAGCGATTCTCGGGAATTACCTCTACGCTGCCTTTAGTCTCTACAGTgtggaaaagaaaaagataa